Within the Tessaracoccus flavescens genome, the region GCCTCGAGCTCGGCCCTTCGGGCCCTGATCGGGGCGAAGTACTCGTTGATCGCCTCGGTGGCCAGCTTCTTCAGGCCACCGCCACCTGCGTCGCCGAGCTCGGCGGCGATCTCGAACGGATCGCGTTCGAGCGCAAGCGCCGCGATGTTGACCAGGTTGGAGACCTCTGGCCGGTTGACCGGGTCATAGGTGATGTGACGGTCAGAATCGGTGACCGCCCGCTTGATCAGCTTCGCCGTCTCGTCGGCCGACATCCGCAGCTCGATGGTGTTGCCCTTCGACTTGCTCATCTTCTGGCCGTCGAGGCCGAGCACCGTGCCGGAGCGGCTCAGCAGTGCCTCCGGCTCCGGGAAGACCTGCTGCGCCTCGTCCGCGCGACCGTAGCGCTCGTCGAAGCGTCGCGCGATCACGCGCGCGAGCTCCAGGTGCGGCAGCTGGTCCTTGCCGACGGGAACGAGGTTCGCCTTACAGAACAGGATGTCGGCGGCCTGGTGCACCGGATAGGTGAGCATCAGTCCGGACATCGGCCGGTCTCCCGTGTCGTCCAGTTCGGCCTTCACCGTCGGGTTACGACGCAGCTCGGCGTCGGTAACGATCGACAGGAACGGAAGCATCAGCTGGTTCAGCGCCGGGATCGAGGAGTGCGTGAAGATCGTCACCGTGCGGGGGTCGAGACCCACCGCGAGGTAGTCGGTGAGCAGCGAGTAGACGCGCTCACGGATCGGGCCGACGCCGTCGCGGTCGGTGATCACCTGGTAGTCGGCGATCAGCACCATGGTGTCGATGCCGAGGTCGGCGAGCCGGACGCGGTTCTGCAGTGACCCGAAGTAGTGCCCGATGTGCAGGTGCCCGGTGGGGCGGTCTCCGGTCAGGATGCGGAACTTGGACGGATCCTTCTGGATCTCGGCCTCGATCTCCTGGCTGCGCTGCGTCGAGCGGGCGAGCGACGCTTCCTGATCGGGCAT harbors:
- the trpS gene encoding tryptophan--tRNA ligase produces the protein MSLDQSMPDQEASLARSTQRSQEIEAEIQKDPSKFRILTGDRPTGHLHIGHYFGSLQNRVRLADLGIDTMVLIADYQVITDRDGVGPIRERVYSLLTDYLAVGLDPRTVTIFTHSSIPALNQLMLPFLSIVTDAELRRNPTVKAELDDTGDRPMSGLMLTYPVHQAADILFCKANLVPVGKDQLPHLELARVIARRFDERYGRADEAQQVFPEPEALLSRSGTVLGLDGQKMSKSKGNTIELRMSADETAKLIKRAVTDSDRHITYDPVNRPEVSNLVNIAALALERDPFEIAAELGDAGGGGLKKLATEAINEYFAPIRARRAELEADPGYLASVLADGNARANAIADQTLAEVRTAMQMRY